The following DNA comes from bacterium.
AGCGGCGATTGAGGTGGTACCGGAGCCTAAAAATGGATCCAAAACGACATCTCCGGGCTTAGTGAAAAGTTTTATAAACCAACTTGGCAATTCTTTAGGAAAGACGGCGCTATGTTTCTTATTTGAACTTTCTGTGGCCATCATCAGCACATTTGTAGGGTATGCGAGTTCACGACCAACCCAGTTAGAAACATTTTTTCCAAAACCGCTACCAACTTTTGAATTATCTCGTTTCTTGTCAGTTTCACTAAGATTTTTTAGACGAGTTTTTGCCCAATCACCCATAGGCACTCTTACTTCGTCTTGATACATATTAAAATCTTTTGTTTTATTGAATTGTAAAAGTCGTTCCCACGAGTCACGAAAACGGTTTGGCCATTTACCAGGAAAACAATTCTTCTTATGCCAAATAAATTCTTCCGTCCAAAGCCAACCCTGTTTTCTCATCGCAATAATAAGCTCCATTACATATGTATGCCTCTCACCATTAGAAACCTTTTCTTTAATATTTAAAACAAAAGTCCCTGTTGGCTGTAAAATACGCAACAATTCACTGGCGATAGGCAAAAACCACTCAACAT
Coding sequences within:
- a CDS encoding site-specific DNA-methyltransferase, whose amino-acid sequence is MTTKTIEKINLFNQKTKAKIKADVILGDSLDVLKTMSDNSIDLVVTSPPYADQRKSTYGGIHPDEYVEWFLPIASELLRILQPTGTFVLNIKEKVSNGERHTYVMELIIAMRKQGWLWTEEFIWHKKNCFPGKWPNRFRDSWERLLQFNKTKDFNMYQDEVRVPMGDWAKTRLKNLSETDKKRDNSKVGSGFGKNVSNWVGRELAYPTNVLMMATESSNKKHSAVFPKELPSWFIKLFTKPGDVVLDPFLGSGTTSIAAFQLDRNSVGIEIQEEYHKLAINNINEETK